From the Salinimicrobium tongyeongense genome, one window contains:
- a CDS encoding FAD:protein FMN transferase, whose amino-acid sequence MTFLRPAIRLLLLCSLVVSCSQADEERNAYGEALGTTYSISYYSEDEIPLEKALDSIFERVNQSMSTYRESSDISRINRGDSLVEVDTLFQNVFKLSKEVWRQSNGYFDPTVGDLVNQYGFGPENGPKEIDSVTIDSLMQFVGFEKLELNDNLLIKDTPNIYLDFNAIAKGYAIDLVGYYLDSKNVDNYLIELGGELLAKGMNVQKGAYWTVGIDDPMQEVGQRELTATIELRNRAMATSGNYRKHRTDPETGAHYVHTINPLTGFAQKSDLLSVTVLAENCALADAYATAFMAMGFDLSKMVLSQENNLDAFLIYSTLGGEMKEYATPGFDELMKDL is encoded by the coding sequence ATGACATTTTTAAGACCTGCTATCAGATTGCTGTTGTTGTGTTCCCTGGTTGTTTCATGTTCACAAGCAGATGAAGAAAGGAATGCGTATGGAGAAGCCCTGGGCACTACCTATTCAATAAGCTATTATTCTGAAGATGAAATACCGCTTGAGAAAGCTCTCGATTCCATTTTTGAACGGGTGAACCAGTCCATGAGCACCTACAGGGAATCTTCAGATATTTCGAGGATAAACAGGGGAGACAGCCTGGTAGAGGTAGACACTCTTTTTCAGAATGTATTTAAACTCTCAAAAGAGGTGTGGCGCCAAAGTAACGGGTACTTTGATCCTACCGTGGGCGACCTTGTGAATCAATATGGATTTGGCCCCGAAAATGGCCCTAAAGAAATAGACTCGGTCACCATAGATTCCCTTATGCAATTTGTGGGTTTTGAAAAGCTGGAATTGAACGACAACCTGCTTATCAAAGATACTCCCAACATATACCTCGATTTTAACGCTATTGCCAAAGGTTACGCCATTGATCTTGTGGGATATTACCTCGATTCAAAGAATGTGGATAACTACCTTATTGAGCTGGGGGGAGAACTTCTTGCTAAAGGAATGAACGTACAAAAAGGGGCGTACTGGACCGTGGGGATTGATGACCCTATGCAGGAAGTAGGGCAAAGGGAACTTACGGCAACCATTGAGCTGAGAAACCGCGCTATGGCGACTTCGGGAAACTACCGAAAACACCGTACAGATCCCGAAACAGGGGCTCATTACGTTCATACTATTAATCCGCTCACCGGCTTTGCCCAAAAAAGTGACCTGCTTAGCGTAACTGTTCTTGCTGAAAATTGTGCGTTGGCCGATGCCTATGCCACTGCTTTTATGGCTATGGGGTTTGACCTCTCAAAAATGGTACTTTCGCAGGAAAATAATTTAGATGCTTTCCTCATTTATTCTACTCTTGGAGGTGAAATGAAGGAATATGCCACCCCGGGTTTTGACGAGCTTATGAAAGATTTATAA
- a CDS encoding Na(+)-translocating NADH-quinone reductase subunit F, which yields MSQLTDQELHNLAMNIVGKDLEEQGYEFLGVNSDFKKDPQFVALRNKKLHFVVVRAIEYPHDPRDIDMIFLETVKEQALKFNARTFYAGVGLANSKDYELPVMRSEDYVVNYPGLKEI from the coding sequence ATGTCACAATTAACCGATCAGGAACTGCATAACCTTGCAATGAACATTGTGGGTAAAGATCTGGAAGAACAGGGATATGAATTTCTGGGTGTCAATAGTGATTTTAAAAAGGACCCTCAGTTCGTGGCTTTAAGGAATAAAAAGTTGCATTTCGTTGTAGTGCGGGCAATAGAATATCCACACGATCCGCGAGATATTGATATGATCTTTTTGGAAACTGTAAAAGAGCAGGCTTTAAAATTTAATGCCCGCACTTTTTATGCCGGCGTGGGGCTCGCAAATTCCAAAGACTATGAATTGCCCGTTATGAGGTCAGAAGATTATGTAGTTAATTACCCCGGATTAAAAGAAATCTAA
- the nqrF gene encoding NADH:ubiquinone reductase (Na(+)-transporting) subunit F has protein sequence MEVIIASVIVFLVLILILVAVLLGAKAKLIPSGPVKININNEKDIEVGSGGTLLSTLGENKLFLPSACGGGGTCIQCKCIVAEGGGTILPTEEPHFTRKEIADGWRLGCQVKVKQDMKITIPEEVFGIKKWEATVVSNYNVASFIKEFVVEIPEDMDYKAGGYIQIEIPKCEVKYEDMDITAHPEEHPGEPDKFKLEWDKFNLWPLVMKNPEVVERAYSMASYPAEGRRIMLNVRVATPPWDRAKNDWMTVNPGIASSYIFNQKKGDKVTISGPYGEFFINHSDAEMLYVGGGAGMAPMRSHLYHLFRTLKTGRKVTYWYGGRSKRELFYTEHFRALERDFPNFKFYIALSEPLEEDNWKVKDGIEGEGDGFVGFIHQVVIDNYLSLHDEPEEIEFYFCGPPLMNKAVEKMAEDFGVPPENVRFDDFGG, from the coding sequence ATGGAAGTAATTATAGCAAGTGTTATTGTATTCTTAGTCCTTATCTTAATCCTGGTTGCTGTTCTATTGGGAGCAAAAGCCAAGTTAATACCATCGGGACCTGTAAAGATCAATATTAACAACGAAAAAGATATTGAAGTAGGATCTGGAGGTACGCTTCTGTCTACTTTGGGTGAAAACAAACTTTTCCTCCCTTCTGCCTGTGGTGGAGGTGGTACCTGTATTCAGTGTAAATGTATTGTTGCTGAAGGTGGCGGAACTATCCTGCCTACTGAAGAACCTCACTTTACACGTAAAGAGATTGCCGATGGATGGCGTCTTGGGTGCCAGGTAAAGGTAAAGCAGGATATGAAGATCACCATTCCCGAAGAAGTATTCGGAATTAAGAAATGGGAGGCTACCGTAGTGAGCAACTACAACGTGGCATCGTTCATTAAGGAATTTGTTGTGGAAATTCCTGAAGATATGGATTACAAGGCTGGAGGATATATCCAGATCGAAATCCCAAAATGCGAGGTCAAGTATGAAGATATGGATATTACCGCGCATCCTGAAGAACACCCAGGAGAACCTGATAAATTTAAACTTGAGTGGGATAAATTCAATCTTTGGCCACTTGTAATGAAGAACCCCGAAGTAGTTGAAAGAGCCTATTCCATGGCTTCTTACCCTGCCGAAGGAAGAAGGATCATGCTTAACGTTCGTGTTGCCACCCCGCCATGGGATCGTGCCAAGAACGACTGGATGACCGTAAACCCTGGTATAGCTTCTTCTTACATCTTCAATCAGAAAAAAGGAGATAAAGTCACTATTTCAGGACCTTATGGAGAATTCTTTATCAACCACAGCGACGCAGAAATGCTTTACGTTGGTGGGGGAGCAGGAATGGCGCCAATGCGTTCGCATTTGTACCACCTTTTCAGAACCCTTAAGACCGGAAGAAAAGTAACTTACTGGTACGGTGGGCGTTCTAAAAGGGAGTTGTTCTATACTGAACATTTTAGGGCTCTTGAAAGAGACTTCCCTAACTTCAAATTCTACATCGCACTTTCTGAACCTCTTGAAGAAGACAACTGGAAAGTAAAAGATGGAATTGAGGGAGAAGGAGACGGTTTTGTAGGATTTATTCACCAGGTGGTTATTGATAACTACCTTAGCCTGCACGATGAACCGGAAGAAATTGAATTCTATTTCTGTGGACCTCCGCTAATGAACAAGGCTGTAGAGAAAATGGCCGAAGATTTTGGAGTGCCACCAGAAAACGTGAGATTTGATGACTTTGGAGGATAA